A stretch of DNA from Maridesulfovibrio sp.:
CCGGCTTCCTTGCGCAGAGGTACGATGATGTCACGGCCGGGTTCGTCATAATCGGCGAACAGAGTTCCCTCTGTTGGTTTGAGGGGGATCATGTTCTGGATGTCCGCTCCGAGTTCGGCTGCAACACGGGCAACTTCGGGAATGTGGTGTTCATTAATTCCGGGGATGATAATGGAGTTGACCTTGACCATGACGCCGCGTTCCTTGAGCCCCTTGATGGCTGCAAGCTGGCGTTCCAGAAGTACCTTGGCGCCTTTTTCTCCGCGGTAGACCACGTTTCCGTCTTTTACCCAGGAGTAGATTTTGGCACCGATGGCGGGGTCCACGGAACTCATGGTGATGGTCACGTGCGAAACTCCGAGCGCGGCGATGTCATCGAGATATGGCAGAATTCCCATGCCGTTCGTGGAGAGGCAGAAAATCAGATGGGGATGCTTTTCGTTGAGCAGACGCATGGTTTCGAGAACTTCTTCGGGGTTGGCGAAGGGATCGCCGGGGCCGGCTATACCGGCAACTGTGATGCGCGGTTCCTTGGCCAGTACTTTATCCATATATTCAGCAGCCTGAAACGGCTTGAGAACGCTGCTGGTAACGCCGGGGCGTGATTCGTTAACACAGTCGTATTTGCGGTTGCAGTAGTTGCACTGGATGTTGCACTTGGGTGCTACCGGCAGATGGACTCGTCCGCAGGTTCCTGCGGTTTCCTTATTGAAACAAGGGTGCTTGCTTGTGTCTTTCATGATATCTCTCCCAGATATTTTCAAATCGAGTGTACAGGCTGCTTTTACATGTATCCGTAACCGACGGGGTTGTCGGCCTGCTTCTTTTCGAGCACAGCGTTTACTATACGGTCATAAAGGTTGAGTGTGCCTTTGTAGCCGATATGGAGCGTGCGCTGGCCACCGAAACGGTCATGGATCGGGAATCCCACCCGGATGAGCGGAATGTTCCATGCCTTGGCATAGCGGTAGCCTTTGGAATGTCCGATAAGAAGATCGGGCTTGAGTTCCGCTGCGCGTTCGGCAATGTCGAAGAAGTCCACGCCTTCGTGGATTTCAGGCATATTGCGGGCGACACCTTCGGTTACAGCTGCAATGGCCTTGTCCAGTCCTTTTTTCTTTGCTCCGGTTCCGGCCAGGATCACATCAACGCCTATTTCGGCCAGAAATGCGCAGAGTCCGGTGACAAGGTCTTCTTCGCCGTAAACCACCGCCCTTTTTCCGGCCACGTATCTGTGGCCGTCAACGTAGGCATCAATGAGTCTGCCTCTTTCGCTTTCATAGCGAGCGGGGATGGGGGTGCCTGAAACAGCTTCAAGAGTTTCGTAAAAGGTGTCCGATTCGCGCAGACCCATGGGCAGTCCTATGCGGTGGTTGGCTACTCCGAACTTGCTTTCCAGGCTGGTGCCGCCTGTCTGAGCAGGAAGGCAGCGTCCGAATTCTATGGTCGCTGCAGCGCCGGACATCTTTTTGATTGATTCAACGGGAGTTCCGCCGTTGGGGATTTTCACGTAATCCTCCAGCGCGGGGCCGTCGAGAGTTTCCGAAATATCGGGAAGTATGGTCGCTTCAATGCCGAAGTCATCACAGATATCGCGCAGAAGACGGATATCTTCGCAGGATATCATGTTGGGCAGAATGTTGACCGAGTTATCGTCGGCAGCCTTTTCGGTGCAGAGCTGCTCCACCAGAGAGCGCACAGCGCCGTGCCAGCCGTCGGTATGGGTGCCGTTGTAGCTGGGGGTGGATACCGAAACGATTTCAGGGAGATCGAGATCGCCGAATTCTTCATGGAATTCATGGAGATATCTGGGGACGTCATCACCTATGGTTTCGGTAAGACAGGTGGTGGCTATGCCGATGAGTTTGGGCTCGTATTTCTTCATCACGTTGATGATGCCCTTCTTGAGGTTCGGTCCGCCGCCGTAGATGGCGTGTTTTTCTCCCAGTGCCGAGGATGCGATATCAACAGGTTCGCGGAAATGACTGATGACGTAGCGGCGCATATAAGTTGCGCAGCCCTGTGAACCGTGCAGGTAGGGGATGGCTCCTTCCACTCCGCGGAAGGCGAGGGATGCACCAAGGGGGGTGCAAAGCTTGCATGCATTTGTGGTGGAAGTGTAATTCTTGCTGGACATATCTGGACTCCATTGGTGCCTGGTGCTGATCTACCGGATGCTTATTTTATAGATTGCCGGTCCGATACAGCCTTGAGGCTTGAAAATTGACGTTTAATTGATTCACTAAAAAGTAAATGGTCTCTTCACGGTCTTGAACGGTCCGGGCGGAGGAGGGTAACCGTTCCGCCGGATCGTTCAGTCCCGATTACTTGCGGCGTTTGGCCCTGCGCGGGGCGAACTGCCATACCGGGCTTGTGGCCGAAGCGTGAATTTCCCGGGCGAAGTTGAGCATGCCCACGAATCCTTCAAGGGATTCCTTGCGTTCGTGGTTATGGTCGCAGAAGCCGACTCCCATCTTGAAGGCGATGGGGCGCTCTTTTACTCCGCCGACAAAAACGTCAACGTCTTTTTCCTTGATGAATGCAGACAGCTCAAGCGGGTTGGCATCGTCAACAAGGATGGTTCCAGGGTCTGATATGTTTGCGAGTTCCTCGTAATCTTCTTTGGTTCCGGTCTGAGAGCCGACCATGACGACTTTCATTCCCAGGTGGTGAAAAGCCTTGAGCAGGGAAAATGCCTTGAAGGAACCGCCGACATACATAGCGACTTTTTTGCCTTCAAGATCCTTGCGCATGCGAGCCAGTTCCGGCATGAGTTTGGAAAGTTCATCGCGTACAAGCTCTTCTGTTCTCTTGACAATGTCCGGGTCGACATCCTTGAAGAAATCAGCAACCTGATAGAGGGAGTCCGCCATGTCTTCAATGCCGAGGTAGGAGACGCGCATGTATGGTTTTCCGTACTCCTCTTTCATCATTTTTGCCAAATCCAATGTCGCACCCGAACACTGTACAAGGTTAAGGGCCGCCCCATGGCTGCGCCCGATATCCTTCACACGTCCGTCGCCGGTAATGTTGGCGACCACCTCAACCCCCATCTTCTTGAAATATTCGCGAATTATCCAGATTTCGCCGGCAAGGTTGAAGTCGCCGAGTATGTTGACTGACATGGGGGAGACATCCGAAGTGTCTTCGGTTCCGACGAGTCTGAACAGAGCCTTGCAGGCGGCGAGGTAGCCTTCTCTTTTGCTGCCCTTGAATCCTTCGGACTGAACCGGAAGTACGGGGATGCCTTTTTTCTCCGTCATTTTTTTGCATACGGCTTCAAGGTCATCGCCGATAATGCCGACAATACAGGTGGAGTAGACAAATGCGGCCTTGGGATGATGACGGTCAATGAGTTCATCGAGGGCGGCTTCGAGTTTCTTTTCGCCCCCGAAAATGACATCAGTTTCCTGCAGGTCGGTGGAAAATGAAAGCCTGTGCAGTTCCGGGCCGCTGGAAAGCGCTCCGCGGATATCCCAGGTATAGACTGCGCAGCCGATAGGTCCGTGCACCAGGTGCAGGGCATCGGCGATGGGATAGAGAACCACCCTTGATCCGCAGAATACGCATGCTCTCTGACTGACCGCTCCGGCGAGAGACGGGCGGTTGCATGCCATGTCCAGAGCTCCTTCTCCGGTGCGGTGAATCTGCGCCTTACGTTCATCAAGTATGTATTCGTTCATGATTGACTCCGTTTGTTATAGACTGTGCTTCTTGCGAAGGCAGATCATGCTGGTTTTGTCCCAGCCTGTTTTATTGTAAAATTTCAGTGCAGGTTCGTTTTCGCAGTCTGCAAGTAACTGCAGCCTTGTTGCTCTATTTTCTTCTGCGAATTCGTATAGCCCCTGCATTAACCGGGCTCCGATTCCCCTGCTCTGAAAGTCCTCGCGGACCACAACATCCTCCACCAGTATGGAAGGCCCCCCTTCTGCGGTGGAGATGACGATCTGCCCTGTGCACATGCCGACCACTTCACCGCCGCTGTCCGCAACCAGAATACAGGCGCGCGGGTTGCCCAGCAGCATTTTCAGGCCCTCAAGCTGCCGTGACCTGTCTGCCGAAAAGTCCGACTCAATCGAGAAGAGCATTTTCAGCAGGTCTGCCATAGGTGCAAGGTCTGCGGAACGGGCGGTGCGGATGGTTACAGCGGTCGACATGTGCATATTCCTTCCCTATTCAAGCAGGTAGTCGGCGCAGGGTTCTCCGTCTTCGAGACCATCAAGAATAGCATCAATGGCTTCTTCGGAATCTACACCTTTGAACCACCAGTTATCGGGCTGGATGACCATGATAGGACCGCTGTCACACTGTTTCAGACAGCTTGTGGCAACAACCAGGGCATCAAGGCCGCGATCAAGTATTTCTTCTTCAATGTACTGCAGGAATCCATCAGTCTGCTTGTGACAGATGCCTTTGGGTTCTCCTGCTGCACGAAAACTCTGACAACAAATGACCATTCTCTCCGGGGTAGCCATATTTCTCTCCTTGGTGCTGTTTTTTTATTGGTTCTGCCTTCAAGATTGCTGGCGGCTTACCAGACCTTTTCCGGCGTTGCTGTTGGTGCTTTTATTAAATTCTGTGACTGGATATCTTGATAAAAAATGTTTCAGGGTCCTGGTGCAGTGATCTTAGTTTTTGCACTTCTTTCCTTTCTTTCCTCCGCCGTAGAGCACATCTACAGTGCCTTCCACGTTCTCTTCGGAGATGATGACCCTTAATCCCTTTGATTCCAGTATCTGTTTCGGGTTTTCCCCGGCACTGGATGTCAGCAGCACGAAACAGTCGCTCAGAGTATCGGCAAGAGACTCCCATCTGGAATTTCCACCGCCGGGTTCAGGAGCGGGTCTTGTTTCGAGCAGGCAGGCCAGACCGTCTTCCCGGCGGCCGTAGATAAGAAGCTGGTGGGCCTGTCCGAGATGGAGGTCTATGTCCATTCCTGCAGTGCTGGCCACAGCCACGTTAGGACGTTCTCTCGTGGGGCGGGGCAGGGTGCTGCTCGGAGGAACTTCAACTTCCGCCCCGCATGTTTCCCACGGTTCCATGAGTTCAATATGCTTTGCGGCAAGTACACGGGCGGACTCAATCTGCTCATCGGATGCAGCGGAAAAGCTGCTGCCTTCCTCGGGGACGAAAGGTGATATGGACATGATGTCTGCGCCGTATTCTTTGACCGTTTTGGCTATCTCTTCTATGTGCCCTGCATTTGCAGGATAAACAGTGGTACTGATATTCACGGTTAGTCCGGCCTTTTTGAAGGCCTTGATGGCCCCGGCCTGTTCCTCGACCAGTATTTTCGAGGCTTCGGCAAGGGGTACTGTTTTGGTTGACGGGCGAATCCAGGAATAAAGTTCTGCGGCTATTCCGGAATCGACCGCGTCCACCAGAACAGTGATGTGGGAGATTTTCAGTTCGGCCAGCTTGTCAACGTAATATGCTCCTCCGAAACCTACGGTGGAGATGCTTAAGGCCATTTCAGGAAATTTGGCTTTGACCAGCGCGAGAGCCGTATATGTTGCGTCAAATACGGTCAGGGGATCACCGGGGCCTGCGATGCTGACACAATCTATTTTTTTGCCGTCGCTTATGAGCTGTTCAAGGGCGGTTACCGCTGCCATCGGAGATATGGCGGCATTTGCCTTGGTATCGGAGGCAAAACGGATTCTTGCGTTTGCCCTGGGAGCTACCGGGAGATTCATGCAGGCAGGAGATGTTTTTACCGAAGCGCTGCAGTGAACAGTGGGATTGTGTGTGGGGGAAGAAGTCATAACTAACAGGCTCCGTTATTTGAATCTTGTGCCGCTGGTCCCCTGCGGAGGGGAATGGAAAAATTCGGGTTAGTCCCTGCGGCGGACAGGCCGCCGCAGGGAAGTATATGTATTAGAGGACGAGATCGAAGGTTTTTTCGGAAGCATCGCGGTCCCGGCGATCCAGGAGCGCTCCGAGTATTTTTTCCAGGAGACGCAGGCCGCCTTTGTACCCCACGGTGGGGAAGTACTGATGGCCCTGGCGGTCCGTGATGGGGAATCCCCAGCGGATGAAGGGGATGTCT
This window harbors:
- a CDS encoding radical SAM protein, whose protein sequence is MKDTSKHPCFNKETAGTCGRVHLPVAPKCNIQCNYCNRKYDCVNESRPGVTSSVLKPFQAAEYMDKVLAKEPRITVAGIAGPGDPFANPEEVLETMRLLNEKHPHLIFCLSTNGMGILPYLDDIAALGVSHVTITMSSVDPAIGAKIYSWVKDGNVVYRGEKGAKVLLERQLAAIKGLKERGVMVKVNSIIIPGINEHHIPEVARVAAELGADIQNMIPLKPTEGTLFADYDEPGRDIIVPLRKEAGEIIKQMTHCKRCRADAVGLLGDDKSAALCGTLRACSELKPIDIKAPRPYVAVASREGMLVNQHLGEAKEFYIWGENPEGGFKLVETRKAPTAGCGPKRWTDLAATLSDCRAVFAAAIGETPQLMLEENGIQPYVVSGFIESALETVFSGGNMNLHKGRRGSIADACCTGTGTKCG
- a CDS encoding nitrogenase component 1, with the protein product MSSKNYTSTTNACKLCTPLGASLAFRGVEGAIPYLHGSQGCATYMRRYVISHFREPVDIASSALGEKHAIYGGGPNLKKGIINVMKKYEPKLIGIATTCLTETIGDDVPRYLHEFHEEFGDLDLPEIVSVSTPSYNGTHTDGWHGAVRSLVEQLCTEKAADDNSVNILPNMISCEDIRLLRDICDDFGIEATILPDISETLDGPALEDYVKIPNGGTPVESIKKMSGAAATIEFGRCLPAQTGGTSLESKFGVANHRIGLPMGLRESDTFYETLEAVSGTPIPARYESERGRLIDAYVDGHRYVAGKRAVVYGEEDLVTGLCAFLAEIGVDVILAGTGAKKKGLDKAIAAVTEGVARNMPEIHEGVDFFDIAERAAELKPDLLIGHSKGYRYAKAWNIPLIRVGFPIHDRFGGQRTLHIGYKGTLNLYDRIVNAVLEKKQADNPVGYGYM
- the nifE gene encoding nitrogenase iron-molybdenum cofactor biosynthesis protein NifE, which codes for MNEYILDERKAQIHRTGEGALDMACNRPSLAGAVSQRACVFCGSRVVLYPIADALHLVHGPIGCAVYTWDIRGALSSGPELHRLSFSTDLQETDVIFGGEKKLEAALDELIDRHHPKAAFVYSTCIVGIIGDDLEAVCKKMTEKKGIPVLPVQSEGFKGSKREGYLAACKALFRLVGTEDTSDVSPMSVNILGDFNLAGEIWIIREYFKKMGVEVVANITGDGRVKDIGRSHGAALNLVQCSGATLDLAKMMKEEYGKPYMRVSYLGIEDMADSLYQVADFFKDVDPDIVKRTEELVRDELSKLMPELARMRKDLEGKKVAMYVGGSFKAFSLLKAFHHLGMKVVMVGSQTGTKEDYEELANISDPGTILVDDANPLELSAFIKEKDVDVFVGGVKERPIAFKMGVGFCDHNHERKESLEGFVGMLNFAREIHASATSPVWQFAPRRAKRRK
- a CDS encoding GNAT family N-acetyltransferase — its product is MSTAVTIRTARSADLAPMADLLKMLFSIESDFSADRSRQLEGLKMLLGNPRACILVADSGGEVVGMCTGQIVISTAEGGPSILVEDVVVREDFQSRGIGARLMQGLYEFAEENRATRLQLLADCENEPALKFYNKTGWDKTSMICLRKKHSL
- a CDS encoding (2Fe-2S) ferredoxin domain-containing protein, translated to MATPERMVICCQSFRAAGEPKGICHKQTDGFLQYIEEEILDRGLDALVVATSCLKQCDSGPIMVIQPDNWWFKGVDSEEAIDAILDGLEDGEPCADYLLE
- a CDS encoding NifB/NifX family molybdenum-iron cluster-binding protein; amino-acid sequence: MTSSPTHNPTVHCSASVKTSPACMNLPVAPRANARIRFASDTKANAAISPMAAVTALEQLISDGKKIDCVSIAGPGDPLTVFDATYTALALVKAKFPEMALSISTVGFGGAYYVDKLAELKISHITVLVDAVDSGIAAELYSWIRPSTKTVPLAEASKILVEEQAGAIKAFKKAGLTVNISTTVYPANAGHIEEIAKTVKEYGADIMSISPFVPEEGSSFSAASDEQIESARVLAAKHIELMEPWETCGAEVEVPPSSTLPRPTRERPNVAVASTAGMDIDLHLGQAHQLLIYGRREDGLACLLETRPAPEPGGGNSRWESLADTLSDCFVLLTSSAGENPKQILESKGLRVIISEENVEGTVDVLYGGGKKGKKCKN